A single window of Rhodobacteraceae bacterium S2214 DNA harbors:
- a CDS encoding DNA starvation/stationary phase protection protein: MTQALNIVGEETDVPSGVRNQDALAEAISGVLADTYRLTFKTHAYHWNVEGPLFYSVHNLTEGQYENLFGAADELAERIRALGKMAPTQMSAIMDGSVVQDRDGALSAGEMCEDLAGDHARIAHRLHALIKIAGDNNDPVTEDLATERSAFHEKAAWMLRALTKA, from the coding sequence ATGACACAGGCATTGAATATCGTAGGCGAAGAAACAGACGTCCCATCCGGCGTGCGTAACCAAGACGCACTGGCCGAAGCCATTTCCGGTGTGCTGGCGGACACGTACCGCCTGACGTTCAAGACACACGCCTATCATTGGAATGTTGAAGGTCCACTGTTCTATTCGGTCCACAACCTGACCGAAGGCCAGTACGAGAACCTATTTGGCGCTGCTGATGAGCTGGCCGAACGTATCCGCGCACTTGGCAAGATGGCCCCGACACAGATGTCGGCCATCATGGACGGATCAGTTGTACAAGATCGCGACGGCGCATTGTCTGCTGGTGAGATGTGTGAAGATTTGGCAGGCGACCACGCACGTATCGCGCATCGTTTGCACGCATTGATCAAAATCGCAGGCGACAACAACGATCCCGTCACTGAAGATTTGGCGACAGAGCGGTCAGCGTTTCACGAAAAAGCCGCATGGATGCTGCGTGCTTTGACCAAGGCATAA
- a CDS encoding AI-2E family transporter, with the protein MQFVEKFAVPIWILAVVGVMVVLNFAATLFAPILLAVVLGVVLSPVSDLMDRFGLPRGLSAFSTLAITLLVIAVVLFLLEPVLTTAINRAPVIWYELRETVEMAQSALRGLEEAGEEVADALGSENAGAPTEETVVVPSATEALLYAPGYAARVMIFIGTLYFFLLSRDEVYAYIEKLDRGLTGGDMREAEKQVSRYFLTITIINASFGALVSVMLAIMGMPFPIVWGFLAALANFILYLGPPMFAVCLLVGGIVAFDGPLSFAPAVIYVVANMIEGQFVTPSLVGRTMDVNPLLVFLSLVVWLWMWGPVGGIIAIPLLVWVLALRDRYKVAVV; encoded by the coding sequence ATGCAATTTGTCGAAAAGTTCGCCGTCCCCATCTGGATTCTGGCTGTGGTGGGGGTGATGGTGGTGCTGAATTTTGCAGCGACGCTGTTTGCACCGATCTTGTTGGCCGTTGTTTTGGGGGTGGTTCTATCGCCAGTGTCCGATTTGATGGACCGGTTTGGATTGCCGCGCGGGTTAAGTGCGTTTTCGACGCTCGCGATCACGTTGCTGGTGATTGCCGTGGTGTTGTTCTTACTTGAACCTGTTTTGACGACGGCCATCAACCGCGCCCCTGTGATCTGGTATGAATTACGCGAGACTGTTGAAATGGCTCAGTCCGCGTTGCGTGGTCTCGAAGAGGCGGGCGAAGAAGTTGCCGATGCGTTGGGCAGCGAAAACGCTGGCGCACCGACCGAGGAAACGGTGGTTGTTCCTTCGGCCACAGAAGCGTTGTTATACGCGCCGGGTTATGCCGCCCGTGTGATGATCTTTATCGGTACGCTCTATTTCTTTTTGTTGTCGCGCGACGAAGTTTACGCCTACATCGAAAAACTGGATCGCGGTCTGACAGGTGGCGATATGCGCGAAGCTGAAAAGCAGGTGTCGCGCTATTTTCTGACGATCACCATCATCAACGCGAGTTTTGGTGCGCTGGTCAGCGTCATGTTGGCGATCATGGGCATGCCTTTCCCGATCGTTTGGGGTTTCCTGGCCGCCTTAGCGAACTTCATTCTGTATCTGGGGCCACCGATGTTTGCCGTGTGTTTGCTGGTCGGGGGGATCGTTGCGTTTGACGGCCCGCTGAGTTTTGCGCCCGCGGTGATCTATGTTGTGGCCAACATGATCGAAGGGCAGTTCGTGACACCGTCCTTGGTGGGTCGCACAATGGATGTGAACCCGCTTTTAGTGTTCCTGTCGCTGGTCGTGTGGCTGTGGATGTGGGGCCCGGTCGGCGGGATCATCGCGATCCCATTGCTGGTTTGGGTCTTGGCCCTGCGCGACCGCTACAAAGTGGCGGTCGTTTAG
- a CDS encoding response regulator, whose translation MTESNTMDNTFSDHVAAELPYLRRYARALTGSQGRGDKYAVATLDVILRDRSTVEEAPTIKEGLFRCFHAIWVTSGRQLSIEDEVDGLVRKAQDHLAALTTNAREVLLLKTIEGFTREEIGRIIEADDTEVSQLLDIAIAEIAASSSGAVMIIEDEPIIAADLEDIVTDLGHRVTGVARTRTEAVALGKADKPSLILADIQLADNSSGIDAVNDLLEGLDVPVVFITAFPERLLTGDRPEPAFLISKPFKVDQVRSAVSQALFFSTTETLHNS comes from the coding sequence ATGACGGAAAGTAACACCATGGACAACACGTTCTCGGATCATGTCGCCGCAGAGTTGCCGTACCTACGCCGCTATGCACGCGCATTGACCGGCTCTCAGGGGCGGGGCGACAAGTATGCCGTCGCAACACTTGACGTAATTCTGCGTGACCGCAGCACCGTCGAAGAAGCCCCAACAATCAAGGAAGGCCTATTTCGGTGCTTCCATGCGATCTGGGTGACTTCCGGTCGTCAGCTTAGCATCGAGGACGAAGTTGATGGATTGGTGCGCAAAGCCCAAGACCACCTTGCAGCCCTGACAACAAACGCCCGCGAAGTTTTGTTGTTGAAAACCATCGAAGGGTTCACACGCGAAGAAATCGGCCGGATCATCGAAGCAGATGACACCGAAGTCAGCCAACTCTTGGACATCGCGATTGCAGAAATCGCTGCCAGCTCTTCTGGTGCCGTGATGATTATCGAAGACGAACCGATTATCGCAGCCGATCTCGAAGATATCGTGACAGACTTGGGTCATCGGGTCACAGGCGTGGCGCGGACACGCACCGAAGCCGTCGCACTTGGCAAAGCAGACAAGCCAAGCCTGATCCTTGCAGACATCCAACTGGCGGATAATTCATCCGGTATCGACGCAGTCAACGATCTGCTCGAAGGTCTCGATGTACCAGTCGTGTTCATCACAGCATTCCCAGAACGTCTGCTGACCGGTGATCGTCCGGAACCTGCTTTCCTGATCTCGAAACCGTTCAAGGTCGACCAAGTCCGGTCTGCCGTCAGCCAAGCATTGTTCTTCTCAACAACCGAAACGCTGCACAACTCTTGA
- a CDS encoding DUF2254 domain-containing protein translates to MSKRAIVKNLFLQTRSSYWFVPTVLVLLAVVASQISLLIDLNRDSIFYIWPEAWETTEVDGARSTASVIAQSVLGVAGVMFSVTIVAVSFASGNFGPRLIGNFMKDRGTQWSLGILFGTFVFALMVLRAIHSGDGADDPAFEAFVPHLSLGLSMLLMGVSIITVIYYVHHIPETINVSNISAGLGKRLRAAIETAIDERPERGTSDDVVRPEGDPTQSLRISSSGYIQNYDREQLTELADKHDLHVHILHGVGGFVGPSTAVMDVWSEKDLSEELSETLCGCFVVGSTLTEDQNLLFIVQQLVEMTARALSPGVNDPYTAINCLNWLYAAQSTASLYNGGFRESPITRVWSEDVTFDQIFSRGFGQCYAYVKTDDLTSAHLATLLDRLIAEIEDPEDIATVRDFARKMD, encoded by the coding sequence ATGAGTAAGCGCGCAATCGTTAAGAATTTGTTTTTGCAGACCAGATCAAGCTACTGGTTTGTGCCGACCGTGCTTGTCCTATTGGCTGTCGTCGCATCACAGATATCGCTGCTGATCGACCTTAACCGCGATTCCATTTTCTACATCTGGCCGGAGGCATGGGAGACTACGGAGGTGGACGGCGCCCGATCCACGGCGTCGGTGATTGCCCAATCTGTGCTGGGTGTCGCTGGCGTGATGTTTTCGGTGACGATTGTGGCTGTGTCATTTGCGTCGGGCAATTTTGGTCCGCGTCTGATTGGTAACTTTATGAAGGATCGTGGCACCCAATGGAGCCTTGGCATTCTGTTCGGCACCTTCGTGTTCGCCTTGATGGTTTTGCGTGCCATTCACAGCGGGGATGGTGCCGATGATCCTGCCTTTGAAGCTTTCGTGCCGCATCTATCATTAGGGCTTTCGATGCTTTTGATGGGTGTGTCGATCATCACCGTGATTTATTACGTCCACCACATCCCAGAAACGATCAACGTTTCGAATATCTCTGCCGGATTGGGCAAACGTCTGCGGGCCGCCATTGAAACGGCCATTGATGAACGCCCCGAAAGAGGCACGTCCGACGATGTTGTCCGTCCGGAGGGTGATCCGACGCAGTCTTTGCGGATATCAAGCAGCGGCTATATCCAGAATTATGACCGCGAACAGTTGACTGAACTGGCGGATAAACATGATCTGCACGTTCACATCCTCCATGGGGTGGGTGGTTTTGTGGGTCCGTCCACCGCGGTGATGGATGTCTGGTCTGAAAAAGACCTTTCAGAAGAATTGAGCGAAACGCTGTGCGGGTGCTTTGTTGTGGGTTCGACCCTGACGGAGGACCAGAACCTGTTGTTCATCGTGCAGCAGCTGGTTGAAATGACCGCCCGCGCTTTGTCGCCGGGCGTGAACGATCCTTACACGGCGATCAATTGCCTGAACTGGTTGTATGCAGCACAATCGACCGCGTCGCTTTATAACGGCGGTTTTCGGGAAAGCCCGATTACGCGCGTTTGGTCGGAAGATGTGACCTTTGATCAGATTTTTTCGCGGGGGTTTGGGCAGTGCTATGCTTACGTCAAGACCGACGATTTGACGTCCGCACATTTGGCGACACTGCTTGATCGGCTTATTGCCGAGATCGAAGATCCTGAAGACATCGCTACTGTCCGCGATTTTGCGCGCAAAATGGATTAA
- a CDS encoding DUF1328 domain-containing protein — protein MLHYSLIFLVVAVIAAVFGFGGIASASAGIAQILFFIFLALFVISLIARVVKR, from the coding sequence ATGCTACATTACTCACTTATCTTTCTTGTTGTTGCAGTGATCGCTGCTGTTTTTGGATTTGGCGGGATCGCCAGCGCCTCTGCAGGGATTGCGCAAATCCTGTTCTTTATTTTCTTGGCGCTGTTCGTGATTAGCCTGATCGCGCGTGTCGTCAAAAGATAG
- a CDS encoding PLD nuclease N-terminal domain-containing protein, giving the protein MEYAGIGGFILLVLNVWAIVSIIGSGATTGSKVLWTLVVLILPLLGFIAWLVAGPRSSRMPA; this is encoded by the coding sequence ATGGAATATGCAGGTATTGGCGGTTTTATTCTTTTGGTCCTGAACGTATGGGCTATCGTTTCAATTATCGGATCAGGTGCCACGACCGGTTCAAAAGTTCTTTGGACACTCGTCGTTCTGATCTTGCCACTGCTGGGCTTTATCGCTTGGTTGGTTGCAGGCCCACGGTCCAGCCGTATGCCAGCCTAA
- a CDS encoding fumarylacetoacetate hydrolase family protein: MKLLRYGPAGSEKPGMLDSDGGLRDLSGVIDDINGATLSDESLAKLRDIDPASLPAVDGDPRLGACVGDIGKFCCIGLNYSDHAAETGADIPTHPILFMKANSAIVGPNDDVIIPRGSTHSDWEVELGVVIGKMAKYVTKENALDYVAGYCVVNDVSERHFQTQLSGAWTKGKSCDTFGPTGPWLVTRDEIEDPQNLAMSLDVNGKRMQTGNTSTMIFTVADIIEHLSGLFTLHPGDVISTGTPPGVGMGIKPEPVYLKNGDVMDLTIEGLGAQRQNVGQDA, encoded by the coding sequence ATGAAATTACTACGTTATGGTCCTGCGGGTTCAGAAAAGCCTGGAATGTTGGACAGCGACGGTGGCCTGCGTGATTTGTCAGGCGTGATTGACGACATTAATGGGGCGACATTGTCGGACGAAAGCCTTGCGAAATTGCGCGACATTGATCCGGCAAGTTTGCCTGCTGTGGACGGGGATCCGCGTCTGGGGGCCTGTGTTGGTGACATTGGTAAATTCTGCTGCATCGGTTTGAACTATTCCGATCACGCGGCTGAAACCGGTGCGGATATTCCGACGCATCCGATCCTGTTCATGAAGGCGAATTCCGCGATCGTTGGTCCGAATGATGACGTGATAATCCCGCGCGGGTCCACCCATTCCGATTGGGAAGTCGAGCTGGGCGTCGTGATTGGTAAGATGGCCAAATACGTGACCAAGGAAAACGCGCTGGATTATGTTGCGGGGTATTGCGTCGTGAACGACGTGTCCGAACGGCACTTTCAAACGCAACTAAGCGGGGCTTGGACAAAAGGTAAAAGCTGCGACACCTTTGGGCCGACCGGTCCTTGGCTGGTGACGCGTGATGAAATTGAAGATCCGCAGAACCTTGCCATGTCGTTGGATGTGAACGGTAAGCGGATGCAGACCGGAAACACTTCGACGATGATCTTTACGGTTGCCGACATTATCGAACACCTGAGCGGTCTGTTCACGCTGCATCCCGGTGACGTGATTTCCACGGGCACACCTCCGGGTGTTGGTATGGGGATCAAACCAGAGCCAGTATATCTGAAAAACGGTGATGTCATGGATTTGACCATCGAAGGATTAGGTGCGCAGCGCCAGAACGTGGGCCAAGACGCTTAA
- a CDS encoding phospholipase has translation MGDHLDAIGETQIFLTASSSYPALEQQFLQARSHIAAGFRVFDPRTKLRSDAGRAIGEDWYDLIAHTLRRGVAIRMILTDFDPIVRPDDHRMTWNAVRRFISAGEASGRPDLLHITPAMHPARIGRGSAAMLWPKVMHEITKEARRLNALPANEAKRDLSMMPLLAPYMIGDHPNLRANRRLLPRLVPTTHHQKIAVFDDTNAYIGGLDLDERRYDTPDHDRPGEQTWRDCQILTSGSIANEAAEHLNELLAVTSGTAPAKPKQSLLRTLSAPRTSSAFRLSPRPLVTELEAAHIDQIKKAQRFIYLETQFLRSKPIAKALSEAAKANPDLQLLVLLPGAPEDVAFHNSTRSDARYGEYLQAKCIDMIVKAFGDRVFVTSPAQPRPVTDDSRGTLKSAPLIYVHSKVAIFDNTAAIVSSANLNGRSLRWDTEVGLTLTRREDVAKLTKACFRHWLPDDDDTDLSKQVATWRQIAQDNAQTPPQNRDGFLLPYPIAPARRFGRNLPGVPEEMT, from the coding sequence ATGGGCGATCACCTAGATGCGATTGGTGAGACACAAATCTTTCTAACCGCATCATCTTCCTATCCAGCCCTTGAGCAGCAATTTCTGCAAGCCCGGTCGCACATAGCGGCCGGGTTTCGCGTGTTTGACCCCCGCACCAAACTGCGTTCCGACGCAGGGCGTGCAATTGGGGAAGACTGGTACGATCTGATTGCCCACACGCTGCGGCGTGGCGTGGCGATCCGCATGATCCTGACCGATTTCGACCCTATCGTGCGCCCCGATGATCACCGGATGACGTGGAATGCGGTGCGCCGGTTTATCTCTGCAGGCGAAGCATCCGGCAGGCCCGATCTGTTGCACATCACGCCCGCTATGCACCCCGCCCGCATTGGACGTGGGTCTGCGGCGATGCTTTGGCCCAAGGTCATGCACGAAATCACGAAAGAGGCGCGTCGGCTAAACGCCTTGCCCGCGAATGAAGCCAAGCGCGATCTATCGATGATGCCGCTGCTTGCGCCCTACATGATTGGGGACCACCCAAATCTGCGAGCGAACCGACGCCTTTTGCCCCGGCTCGTGCCAACCACACATCACCAAAAGATAGCGGTCTTTGACGACACGAATGCCTACATCGGCGGGCTCGATCTGGATGAACGGCGGTACGACACACCCGATCACGACAGACCGGGCGAACAGACCTGGCGGGATTGTCAGATCCTAACGTCCGGTTCTATCGCCAACGAAGCAGCCGAACACCTAAACGAACTGCTGGCCGTCACATCTGGAACTGCACCAGCAAAACCCAAACAATCGTTGCTGCGCACACTATCTGCACCACGCACATCAAGCGCGTTCCGCCTGTCCCCCCGCCCTCTCGTCACAGAATTAGAAGCCGCTCACATCGACCAGATCAAAAAAGCGCAGCGCTTTATTTATCTGGAAACCCAGTTTCTGCGCAGTAAACCCATCGCAAAGGCGCTATCAGAGGCAGCGAAAGCAAACCCCGACCTGCAATTGCTTGTCTTACTTCCGGGTGCCCCCGAAGACGTCGCTTTTCACAACAGCACCCGCAGCGATGCGCGGTATGGCGAATACTTGCAGGCCAAATGCATCGACATGATCGTCAAGGCCTTCGGCGATAGGGTCTTTGTCACGTCGCCCGCACAACCACGGCCAGTGACAGATGACAGTCGCGGAACGCTCAAATCCGCGCCACTGATCTATGTGCACTCAAAAGTAGCGATCTTTGATAATACAGCAGCGATTGTGTCATCTGCCAATCTGAACGGGCGTAGCCTGCGCTGGGATACCGAAGTGGGACTGACACTGACCCGCCGAGAAGACGTCGCAAAACTGACCAAGGCTTGTTTTCGGCATTGGCTGCCCGACGATGACGACACAGACCTTTCCAAACAGGTCGCGACGTGGCGCCAGATTGCGCAAGACAACGCACAGACACCGCCCCAAAATCGCGACGGGTTCCTGCTGCCTTATCCCATCGCACCGGCCCGCCGTTTCGGGCGCAACCTACCGGGCGTGCCGGAAGAAATGACCTAA
- a CDS encoding SDR family oxidoreductase — protein MGRLTGKRALVTAAGQGIGRASALAMAAEGATVFATDINEAALAGMDGVETFVMDVCDPASIKDGVATAKPDVLFNCAGFVHHGTVLDATDEEWDFAFDLNVRSMMRMMQAVLPGMLENGKGSIVNMSSALSSIIGAPNRFIYGTTKAAVIGMTKSVAVDYIKQGIRCNCICPGTVESPSWHERVKALGEEMGSYDAALEAFVSRQPMGRVATAEEIAALVVYLASDESGFITGQPHVIDGGWSG, from the coding sequence ATGGGTAGACTAACGGGCAAGCGCGCGCTTGTCACCGCTGCAGGGCAGGGGATTGGCCGCGCGTCTGCGCTGGCTATGGCCGCAGAAGGCGCAACTGTTTTCGCAACCGATATAAACGAGGCAGCGTTGGCTGGCATGGACGGTGTCGAGACGTTTGTGATGGACGTCTGCGATCCGGCAAGCATCAAAGACGGTGTTGCGACAGCGAAGCCTGATGTCTTGTTCAACTGCGCGGGCTTTGTGCATCATGGGACAGTTCTGGATGCGACGGACGAAGAATGGGACTTTGCCTTTGACCTGAATGTCCGGTCGATGATGCGGATGATGCAGGCTGTTCTGCCGGGCATGTTGGAAAACGGTAAAGGGTCGATTGTGAATATGTCGTCGGCCTTGTCATCTATCATTGGCGCCCCGAACCGGTTCATTTACGGCACGACCAAAGCGGCTGTGATCGGCATGACCAAATCGGTGGCTGTCGATTACATCAAGCAGGGGATCAGGTGTAACTGCATCTGCCCCGGCACGGTTGAAAGCCCAAGCTGGCACGAACGGGTCAAAGCGTTGGGCGAAGAAATGGGCAGCTATGATGCAGCACTAGAGGCATTTGTGTCGCGCCAGCCGATGGGTCGCGTTGCGACTGCCGAAGAAATTGCGGCGCTGGTCGTCTATCTGGCCAGCGACGAAAGCGGATTTATAACGGGACAGCCGCACGTTATTGACGGCGGTTGGTCCGGCTAA
- a CDS encoding Crp/Fnr family transcriptional regulator, which yields MTTKCEVCPLRGRDAFAPLTKDAVRAMQRFKVGEMTVDAGTPLMLEGSNSPQLYTALRGMGLRSKTLQNGRRQVVNLVFPGDFLGLQAALMGEMGHSIEATTKMTLCVFDRTEMWSFFRQDPERAFALTWLAAVDEHFLGETITTLGQRDALQSIAWALVKIHRRGKSLGMVADNAMTFPYKQQDLADTLGLSLVHTNKTLTKLREMQCAVWSDGVLQVNDLDKLSDIGMVDPEPAVQRPIM from the coding sequence ATGACAACTAAATGTGAAGTGTGCCCTCTGAGAGGGCGCGATGCGTTCGCACCACTGACAAAAGACGCCGTCCGCGCCATGCAGCGTTTCAAGGTTGGCGAAATGACCGTCGATGCTGGAACGCCGTTAATGTTGGAGGGATCAAACAGCCCGCAGTTATACACCGCATTGCGGGGTATGGGCCTGCGATCCAAGACATTGCAGAATGGCCGTCGTCAGGTGGTGAACCTTGTGTTTCCCGGCGATTTTCTAGGACTGCAGGCCGCCCTGATGGGCGAAATGGGGCATTCGATTGAAGCCACAACGAAGATGACCCTGTGCGTTTTTGATCGCACCGAAATGTGGTCGTTCTTTCGGCAGGACCCAGAACGGGCTTTCGCGCTGACATGGCTCGCGGCGGTTGATGAACATTTTCTCGGTGAAACCATCACCACATTGGGCCAACGCGATGCCCTGCAATCAATCGCTTGGGCGCTGGTCAAAATCCACCGTCGTGGCAAATCGCTTGGGATGGTCGCCGATAATGCGATGACGTTTCCATATAAGCAGCAGGATCTTGCAGACACCTTGGGGTTGTCTTTGGTTCACACCAACAAGACGCTGACCAAGCTGCGTGAAATGCAATGTGCTGTCTGGTCTGATGGCGTGTTGCAGGTGAACGATCTGGATAAACTGAGTGACATCGGAATGGTTGACCCTGAACCCGCTGTCCAACGTCCGATTATGTAA
- a CDS encoding CsbD family protein, translated as MNWDQVQGEWKQFKGKAVSQWGKLTDDEVDQVAGDREQLEGLIQSKYGKTKEEVREEVDAWMAKAS; from the coding sequence ATGAACTGGGATCAAGTACAAGGTGAATGGAAGCAATTCAAAGGCAAAGCTGTTTCGCAGTGGGGCAAATTGACAGACGACGAAGTTGATCAAGTCGCAGGCGACCGCGAACAGCTCGAAGGTCTGATTCAGTCCAAATACGGCAAGACCAAAGAAGAAGTGCGCGAAGAAGTAGACGCATGGATGGCCAAAGCGTCCTAA
- a CDS encoding SDR family oxidoreductase: MTRIFILGGGGMIGQKLAGQLLAEDPNADITLHDIAFPPNGVACKQQTGDVSDPATMAAIAREKYDTIYHLASIVSGEAEQQFTKGWTINLHAMMNLLEGLRTADHCPRIVFTSSIAVFGGPYPDVITDDYLQSPQTSYGAQKLACEVLLQDYSRKGFVDGISLRLPTICVRPGKPNLAASSFFSGIIREPLNGQEAILPVDDSTRHWFASPRAAAGFLIHASQLDTTKLNGRRALNLPGISCTVAEQIEALRDIAGQDAVDLIKHVHDPDVAKIVAGWPRNFAPYRAKELGFKAETSFADIIKTYIAEDMPQK, from the coding sequence ATGACACGCATTTTTATCCTCGGTGGGGGCGGCATGATCGGCCAAAAACTGGCGGGTCAACTCTTGGCGGAAGATCCAAACGCAGACATCACACTGCACGACATCGCGTTTCCGCCTAACGGCGTGGCCTGCAAACAGCAGACAGGTGACGTGTCCGACCCCGCAACAATGGCTGCGATCGCGCGGGAAAAATACGACACGATTTACCATCTCGCGTCTATCGTCTCGGGCGAAGCGGAACAGCAATTCACCAAAGGCTGGACCATAAATCTGCACGCGATGATGAACCTGCTCGAAGGGCTGCGCACCGCAGACCACTGCCCACGGATTGTCTTCACATCCTCAATCGCAGTGTTCGGCGGCCCCTACCCCGACGTGATCACAGACGACTATCTGCAATCCCCGCAAACCAGCTACGGGGCACAAAAACTGGCGTGCGAAGTCCTACTCCAAGACTATTCCCGTAAAGGGTTTGTCGACGGCATTTCGCTGCGACTACCCACGATCTGCGTGCGCCCCGGCAAACCAAACCTTGCTGCGTCATCGTTCTTTTCGGGGATCATCAGGGAACCCCTGAACGGACAAGAGGCAATACTGCCCGTCGACGACAGTACGCGCCACTGGTTCGCGTCACCTCGTGCGGCGGCAGGATTCCTGATCCACGCAAGCCAACTGGATACGACAAAACTCAACGGGCGACGCGCGCTGAATTTACCTGGGATCAGCTGCACAGTGGCTGAACAAATCGAAGCATTGCGCGACATCGCAGGACAGGACGCCGTTGACCTTATCAAGCACGTCCACGATCCGGACGTCGCCAAAATCGTCGCAGGTTGGCCGCGCAACTTCGCACCATATCGCGCGAAAGAGCTAGGGTTCAAAGCCGAAACCAGCTTTGCCGACATCATCAAAACCTACATTGCCGAAGACATGCCCCAAAAATGA